In a genomic window of Methanosarcina horonobensis HB-1 = JCM 15518:
- a CDS encoding bifunctional ADP-dependent NAD(P)H-hydrate dehydratase/NAD(P)H-hydrate epimerase, with the protein MRYISSSRMKAIDTNCAYLGMSPLQLMENAGAAIAQSVKERLGSGKVLFVAGRGNNGGDAFVAARHLAGTPGYIVRVILLGKDRDIGTEEALHNFSLLRFSRVQTLEIRDSSQLTASEWFSEADLLVDAIFGTGVKGKIREPESTAIDLINKEGKAGKTVIAVDIPSGLDPDGGEFEKTVDADLTVTFHRMKAGLLTEQAKEHTGTVKVTEIGVCADAEHYVGPGDLQMLQKRKPEAHKGKAGRILVIGGGPYSGAPALAALAALKAGADLVTAAVPESVSRIVASYSPDLIVRKLSSNILCPEDLSILPDLINSHDVVVMGMGLGRATETLEAVRKVLPFCRKVVLDADALSALSGTLFETLAGNCEIIVTPHAGEFARLRNMETPEIHEAREKAVREFSEEKGVITLLKGKIDIISDGKQTLLNRTGNPGMTVGGTGDVLAGITGSLFSRNPAFLAAVCAAFINGAAGDLAFEKAGNALLATDVLEKIPEIIKEAGIG; encoded by the coding sequence ATGAGATATATCAGTTCCTCAAGGATGAAGGCAATAGATACAAACTGTGCATATCTGGGTATGTCCCCGCTTCAGTTAATGGAAAATGCAGGAGCAGCTATTGCACAGAGTGTAAAGGAAAGGCTTGGTAGCGGAAAAGTACTGTTTGTGGCAGGCAGAGGCAATAATGGGGGTGATGCTTTTGTTGCTGCCAGGCACCTTGCAGGCACTCCCGGATACATCGTAAGGGTTATACTGCTTGGAAAAGACCGGGATATAGGAACTGAAGAGGCTCTTCATAATTTCTCTCTGCTTAGGTTCAGCAGGGTGCAGACACTTGAAATAAGAGATTCAAGCCAGCTTACAGCTTCAGAATGGTTTTCAGAAGCAGACCTGCTTGTGGATGCCATTTTCGGCACAGGGGTTAAGGGGAAAATAAGAGAACCCGAATCAACTGCAATCGACCTGATAAATAAAGAAGGAAAAGCCGGAAAAACCGTAATTGCAGTAGATATTCCATCCGGGCTTGACCCTGATGGGGGAGAGTTTGAAAAAACCGTAGATGCCGACCTTACCGTAACTTTTCACCGCATGAAAGCAGGGCTTCTGACAGAACAGGCAAAAGAGCATACAGGTACGGTAAAAGTTACAGAAATCGGAGTCTGCGCGGATGCGGAACATTATGTGGGTCCGGGTGACCTACAGATGCTTCAAAAGAGGAAGCCTGAGGCACATAAAGGAAAAGCCGGAAGGATCCTTGTTATAGGTGGAGGTCCTTATTCCGGAGCTCCTGCACTTGCAGCACTTGCCGCCCTGAAGGCAGGGGCAGATCTCGTAACAGCAGCAGTCCCGGAATCTGTATCCAGGATTGTAGCATCCTATTCCCCCGACCTTATTGTCAGGAAACTTTCTTCAAACATACTCTGCCCTGAAGATCTGTCCATCCTCCCTGACCTCATAAACTCTCATGATGTGGTTGTGATGGGGATGGGGCTTGGAAGAGCAACAGAGACACTTGAAGCTGTCAGGAAGGTACTGCCCTTTTGCAGAAAAGTGGTCCTTGATGCCGATGCCCTTTCAGCCCTTTCAGGCACTCTATTTGAGACTCTTGCAGGAAATTGCGAAATCATAGTTACGCCACATGCAGGAGAATTTGCGCGCCTGAGGAATATGGAAACTCCCGAGATCCATGAAGCCCGTGAGAAAGCTGTCAGAGAGTTTTCCGAGGAAAAGGGCGTGATAACACTTCTGAAGGGAAAAATAGACATAATATCTGACGGAAAACAGACACTTCTGAACAGAACAGGAAACCCGGGCATGACTGTAGGAGGTACTGGAGACGTTCTGGCAGGCATTACAGGATCTTTATTTTCACGAAATCCGGCATTTCTTGCTGCCGTCTGTGCAGCCTTTATCAATGGGGCAGCCGGAGATCTTGCGTTTGAAAAAGCAGGAAATGCACTGCTTGCAACTGACGTGCTTGAAAAGATCCCTGAAATAATCAAAGAGGCAGGAATAGGATAA
- a CDS encoding DHH family phosphoesterase: MSSSSKDADSSLKSTVKPRYLILGSGSIGFALAKELRESNKLVIIVDKDEAKVETLREEGFETILGDISDPELVNNIDLKNVVAILFLSSNNEANRKGIENFKKVVNPDIQIFSRASDIINKEKMEDLGSDYVFMPSKLVASSLSRSLERAESVHRGNRLARWLKGIRDKKLAIVIHDNPDPDAISSGLALKEIAKSLGVEANILYHGRIGHQENKAFVNLLGIDLSKMEEHDPKDFDEIALIDCSIPGVNNMVPPNSYVGIVIDHHPPGETEIKAEYIDIRPNFGATATIMTKYLQQLNINISKTLATALLYGIRTDTQDFKRKTDPADLSAASYLYPLSNHGILDQLEQPSMAIETLEVLGEAIRNRQVLGSYLLSNVGNIRDRDTLPQAADYLLSLEGISTTVVFGVTEDRIYISGRSTDIRVNLGEIMRQAFGEDAGGHANAAGAQIPLGVFSATKDRQTLLRLVNEAVVKRFLSAVGVESTAE; this comes from the coding sequence TTGTCTAGTTCTTCAAAAGATGCGGATAGCAGCCTTAAGAGTACAGTTAAACCCAGGTATCTTATCCTGGGAAGCGGTAGTATTGGTTTTGCGCTTGCAAAAGAGCTCAGGGAAAGCAATAAGCTTGTAATTATTGTGGATAAAGATGAAGCTAAGGTTGAGACTCTCAGAGAGGAAGGCTTTGAAACCATTTTAGGAGATATCTCTGACCCTGAGCTCGTTAATAATATTGATCTTAAAAATGTTGTCGCAATACTCTTTTTGAGCTCTAACAACGAGGCTAACAGGAAAGGAATTGAAAACTTTAAGAAAGTAGTAAACCCGGATATCCAGATCTTTTCCCGCGCTTCGGATATAATCAATAAAGAAAAGATGGAAGATCTCGGGTCTGATTATGTCTTTATGCCTTCGAAACTTGTTGCAAGTTCCCTTTCCCGCTCTCTCGAGAGAGCCGAATCAGTCCACAGGGGCAACAGGCTTGCCAGATGGCTTAAAGGGATTAGAGACAAAAAGCTTGCTATCGTAATCCACGACAACCCTGACCCGGATGCGATATCCAGCGGGCTTGCTTTGAAGGAAATTGCAAAAAGCCTTGGGGTTGAAGCAAATATTCTCTACCATGGAAGGATAGGGCATCAGGAGAACAAGGCTTTCGTAAACCTTCTCGGAATTGACCTCAGCAAGATGGAAGAGCATGATCCGAAGGACTTTGACGAAATTGCCCTGATAGACTGTTCAATACCGGGTGTTAATAATATGGTTCCCCCCAATTCCTATGTAGGGATCGTAATTGACCACCATCCACCCGGAGAGACCGAGATAAAGGCTGAGTATATCGATATCAGGCCCAACTTTGGGGCAACAGCCACTATCATGACAAAGTACCTGCAGCAGTTAAATATCAATATCTCAAAGACCCTCGCAACGGCTTTGCTTTATGGGATCAGGACCGACACTCAGGACTTTAAGCGGAAGACAGATCCGGCCGACCTCTCCGCTGCTTCGTACCTCTATCCGCTTTCAAATCATGGGATACTGGATCAGCTCGAGCAGCCTTCAATGGCTATAGAAACTCTTGAAGTTCTCGGGGAAGCCATCCGGAACCGGCAGGTCCTCGGAAGTTACCTCCTTTCAAATGTCGGAAACATACGCGACAGGGATACCCTTCCTCAGGCTGCGGACTATCTCCTGAGCCTTGAGGGAATCTCCACAACCGTTGTCTTCGGGGTTACTGAGGACCGCATCTATATCTCCGGGCGCAGCACCGATATCAGAGTCAACCTTGGAGAGATTATGCGTCAGGCTTTCGGAGAAGACGCAGGCGGGCACGCAAATGCAGCAGGTGCTCAGATACCTCTCGGGGTATTCAGTGCCACAAAGGACAGGCAGACACTCCTGAGGCTCGTTAACGAAGCAGTTGTCAAAAGGTTCCTGAGCGCTGTCGGAGTGGAAAGTACAGCTGAATAA